TAATGCTAACTCTAATTGTTCCGAATTTTCAACTACCCAAGCCGGAACTTCTAAACGAGCAATTTCCATCCCGACATTGACATAACAAAAATAGATTTGATGATGATCATATAAATCTAAAATTGACGAATTAGACCGCCAAAACGGACTGCGTTGACCGGGTTTTAATTGGGACTCCCATAATACCGTATCCCGCAAGGGATCACACACTTGACAAGGGGCTTTTTTCTCGGTTCCTGTTGCACTCATTCCCCCCGTACCTGGACAATATTTTAAACAATTAGGTTCTTCAAACGTACAAGCTTGTAACCGTAAAAAAGATAAACTTTCACTACTGCGAGAGGCACTTACATAACCCATTAATGGAATATTGGCTAACCTTAACTGTTCCCAAGATTGTAAAATGGGCTGTAAAATTAAATCCCGTGCTTCTGAGGGTAATTGTTCTAAAAACCAATAAACCAATGAACCATCAACTAAAGCTAAAGTGGGAACATTTAACTGTTGATTTGGGGAAATTTCTAATAATTGCTGTCCCGATTCTGCTAAAATAATTGCTTCGGAAACAGACCGACGATAGCCCATCCATTCTTCTGTTTTAATTCCCCATTGACGGGATAAATATAAATCTTCAGGACGATAATAAATTTCAGGAACACTATCTAAAATCGGGTGACGACTTTGACCATAATGTAAAATCACCCGCCCCACATTAATTAAATAACAATAGGCAATTTCATGGGCACTGGGTGCAATTTGAGAACCATCCGTTGCGAATACCGTATGAGCTAAAGGAGG
The window above is part of the Planktothrix sp. FACHB-1365 genome. Proteins encoded here:
- a CDS encoding DNA double-strand break repair nuclease NurA; protein product: MLDLTKLSQQMQGMSQHINREAEASRKRIEIALNLMEQAKLNSENLMQKHEEFKQRIIFKPATPLEPLNHYPYIVEPPLAHTVFATDGSQIAPSAHEIAYCYLINVGRVILHYGQSRHPILDSVPEIYYRPEDLYLSRQWGIKTEEWMGYRRSVSEAIILAESGQQLLEISPNQQLNVPTLALVDGSLVYWFLEQLPSEARDLILQPILQSWEQLRLANIPLMGYVSASRSSESLSFLRLQACTFEEPNCLKYCPGTGGMSATGTEKKAPCQVCDPLRDTVLWESQLKPGQRSPFWRSNSSILDLYDHHQIYFCYVNVGMEIARLEVPAWVVENSEQLELALGMVIAQVQKGYGYPVVLAEAHNQAVVKGGDRTRFFAMLEQQMIKAGLRNVGISYKEARKRGSIA